One part of the Diceros bicornis minor isolate mBicDic1 chromosome 38, mDicBic1.mat.cur, whole genome shotgun sequence genome encodes these proteins:
- the LOC131399430 gene encoding putative G antigen family E member 3, whose protein sequence is MGNMSWHVRTRSKAAGRKHDRESSQPVEPVVAQQPSDEQPQLEEPPTESQDIIPAQDIDDEGAPSVHGPDVETDQQELTLLKTVDEPGEGPDVEEEILPHLEPIKMPEAGKGQPQIFKHAVLTVEI, encoded by the coding sequence ATGGGAAATATGAGTTGGCATGTAAGAACAAGATCCAAAGCTGCAGGAAGAAAACATGATCGAGAGTCTTCTCAGCCAGTTGAACCTGTGGTTGCTCAGCAGCCCAGTGATGAACAACCTCAACTAGAGGAACCACCAACTGAGAGTCAGGATATTATACCTGCTCAGGACATTGATGATGAAGGAGCACCTTCAGTTCACGGGCCTGATGTGGAAACTGATCAACAGGAACTGACCCTGTTGAAGACTGTGGATGAGCCTGGAGAAGGTCCTGATGTCGAGGAAGAGATTCTACCACATCTAGAGCCCATTAAAATGCCAGAAGCAGGTAAAGGACAACCACAAATTTTCAAGCATGCTGTCCTTACGGTGGAAATTTGA